In a genomic window of Quercus lobata isolate SW786 chromosome 4, ValleyOak3.0 Primary Assembly, whole genome shotgun sequence:
- the LOC115985271 gene encoding ankyrin repeat-containing protein ITN1-like, protein MKPPHYRANHITNGNLGEPDTYQFEKEAKTENPSEQNGKPGWILSAVLLKLEDLFGISLNSWLLHHQSDKLLLHMCEVLPGLSFQLEIGMVIKATIKAVKKGRVEFVIAILNACPELVWCVENSTERNIFMLAVLHRQDEVFRLLCKSTAKNSKLAGADKDSNSILHIAAMFEPSAKRNTVPGAAFLMQREAQWYKEVENVVHPSVRDSINTNGQTARELFTESHKELVKEGEKWVKETSSSCTLVGALIVTIMFAAVITVPGGNNQDSGLPTFLHGKLFMVFIICDALSLLSASTSLLMFLGVLTSRYAEEDFLRSLPIKMMIGLSTLIFSIATMMITFCASLFIILQGKSWVVIPVICLASLPVTLFAWMEFRLLIDIVKSTYGPRILDQKLKRGWL, encoded by the exons ATGAAGCCACCCCATTATCGTGCAAATCACATAACAAATGGTAACTTGGGCGAACCTGATACATACCAGTTCGAGAAGGAGGCCAAAACAGAAAATCCTTCTGAGCAGAATGGCAAACCAGGATGGATTTTATCTGCTGTGCTTCTGAAG CTTGAGGATCTGTTTGGAATCTCCTTAAATTCCTGG CTCCTTCACCACCAATCCGATAAACTTTTACTTCACATGTGTGAAGTGTTACCAGGTTTGAGTTTTCAACTAGAAATTGGTATGGTTATTAAAGCAACCATCAAAGCTGTCAAGAAAGGGAGAGTTGAATTTGTTATTGCTATACTGAACGCATGTCCTGAACTTGTATGGTGTGTTGAAAACTCCACGGAACGAAACATATTTATGCTTGCCGTTCTTCATCGTCAGGATGAAGTATTTCGACTCCTATGCAAATCTACTGCAAAGAACTCAAAACTTGCAGGAGCAGATAAAGATTCAAATAGCATATTACATATTGCAGCGATGTTCGAACCTTCTGCTAAACGTAATACCGTTCCAGGGGCAGCTTTTCTAATGCAAAGAGAAGCACAATGGTATAAG GAGGTGGAAAATGTTGTCCATCCTTCCGTGAGAGACTCCATAAACACAAACGGTCAAACAGCACGAGAATTGTTTACAGAAAGCCATAAAGAGTTGGtgaaagaaggagaaaaatggGTGAAGGAGACGTCATCTTCTTGTACATTAGTAGGTGCTCTAATTGTTACCATTATGTTTGCAGCAGTAATTACTGTTCCAGGTGGCAACAATCAAGATTCAGGCTTGCCAACATTCTTACATGGGAAGCTGTTTATGGTCTTTATAATATGTGATGCTCTGTCTCTACTTTCTGCCTCAACTTCATTGTTAATGTTTCTTGGCGTCCTCACATCACGTTATGCGGAGGAAGATTTCCTTAGATCCTTACCCATAAAGATGATGATAGGCCTTTCCACCCTTATCTTCTCCATAGCAACCATGATGATAACCTTTTGtgcttctctttttattattctaCAAGGAAAATCATGGGTGGTCATTCCAGTCATTTGCCTTGCTAGTCTTCCAGTCACACTATTTGCATGGATGGAATTCCGCCTTCTCATTGACATAGTCAAGTCAACTTATGGACCAAGAATCTTAGACCAGAAACTGAAGCGTGGGTGGTTGTAA